From Synoicihabitans lomoniglobus, the proteins below share one genomic window:
- a CDS encoding amino acid adenylation domain-containing protein translates to MPPPSSSSSSASPLRRALQAIETLEARLEAQRRSIHEPIAVVGIGCRFPGGADSPAAFWELLREGRDAVTTVPTHRWDAEAFRAASSDIPARSVSRHGGFLTDLEQFDPVFFGISPREAARMDPQHRLLLEVTHEALTAAGQSPDRRARRNTGVFLGITSTEYGSLQHNADGDAALDTYHLTGNALNTAAGRIAFVCGLHGPTLAVDTACSSSLTALHLACHSLRTRECDSAVAAGVNALLSPWGHIALSRGQVLSPTGRARTFDAAADGMVRGEGCGAVVLKRLSDAERDGDAILAVVRGSAINQDGPSSGLTVPHGPAQEQLLRDALTRAGLQPSDIDYIEAHGTGTSLGDPIEVGALGRVFASGRTTACPLRLGSVKTNLGHLESAAGMAGFIKTILALHHEALPPHLHFDTPSPQIDWQGDRIVVPTKLTPWPRHDRPRRAGLSAFGFSGTNVHVVIEEGPRAPADPDRGLHGGDPGYQRQYFPLPVPCEPEELVPEDFPLRRIEVPGTDDAHWELALTTQSPAWLQDHKVFGNVVFPAAAWLELARRIGAASGKPGLRDGHLSRALMIPARTRWILQGVLRPDGAVEIFARVGSRGPWTSHFTGRVTHEPDATGDEPMPARPPATGDLSADFYADYRARGLDYGPCFQGVRALWPAVGEVVAVVQLPGALHHGAAAADSLHPALIDACFQAAGKSFGQEDSSEEVYLPVSIASWQIVSDAIEGHAELTLHASSQVDADGANVSFTLHDAHNRLVAKLTGMRLQRASAQVLRQQSEPVVPLDWIYTIEAIPAPLDAETPTTKLSGNWLLVAPESVSTDALVAAFEQAGADLTAATAYSPGNWAGVVVQAEASDTPDTAKTVGPTLTTLQALSTTTTPVWILTGDPAVHPAAAAVWGLARVAQSELAPLPVRLIGAEAFSPSRLIAELGAAGRENQILHRATGRYVPRLQPWRDNGNGGDSFALSPDRTYLITGGLGGLGRLAAAWLIHHGARHLALVGRRSPSADAAAEIEQWRKDGITVFTPSLDLCLPNDVAQLATITPTIGGVIHAAGTIADASIASQSPESFRSVAAAKTVAASLLAPALSAAELEFWITFSSSAAVLGTPGQANYAAANAWLDAFKPPARRHLVVAWGPWSVGLGAAVGDRYAARGICNIEPRQGFALLERLITSHTSTATVLPINWTRFFGQLPSGAAIPLLDNLRPASAAAHVPVATSAKLTDPAEIRAQLPTLLRREVARILRVDPDRLADDRALTLQGLDSLMAVELRHAVQQGTGIDVAAVVFLDDTPLGKLAAILAQRIEATSTDAARVPEHPALSQGQSALWFLHQTDPASAAYNTAFALRLRGAVQAPRLQQIFTQLLRRHPQLRARFPRREGVPTVESAPVATPAFELIDADGWTADQLTQAVASDYNRPFDLAQDTLLRVSVYLNSGDNEAVLLCTIHHIVTDAWTNWLLLDEFTRLYAEASHGTPAELAPLTTTYGDFVAWQNDYLDGAEGAAAWAFWERTLAGPLPVLALPTDHVRPAVLTPRGASVPLALPTSLFDRLQALAQSQGTTAFNLLLTAWQVWLHRHTGQDDIIVGSPTAGRSQPGFTRVAGYFVNPVPFRTTLRPEQTFLDLLAATRRTSLAALAHADFPLPLLVEKLKLSRDPRRPALFQNLFVFQKPQERADITTSGEVPCGDLTIAEFPLAQMEGQFELTLEVFAGGGGSLKYNTALFTAETATRFATRFRTLLEAIVTRPETTIDQLEMLDAAERTLVTETWNHTAPEFSCEHTLAELLLAQAERTPNAPALTFGDTTLSYRELHAQAGRLAHALQTAGVRPDGLVGVCAERSVELVVALLGTVLAGGAYVPLDPSYPEERLAFMHADSGVQLVLTTNALADAWTARGAQVLVLDQSTADSAAKSSGPALPSDLTPDRAAYLIYTSGSTGRPKGALNTHRAIVNRLRWMQAEYPLGHDDVVMQKTPFSFDVSVWEFFWPLLTGARLVVARPGGHQDPAYLVDLIRRERVTTLHFVPSMLQLFTEASGIEDCASLRRVICSGEAMPADLPPRFFARHSSAELHNLYGPTEAAVDVTYWACHRDAVPGPVPIGRPVARTQVYVLDSCGAPVPIGVAGELHLGGVQLMRGYHNRPDLNAEKLIPNPFSTSAQARLYRTGDLVRWRSDGALDYLGRIDGQVKLRGFRIELGEIESVLTAQTTIREAAVILREDQPGDPRLTAYVVATDSAHPPEVNELRRALREKLPDYMVPAAFVVLPRLPLSPNGKLDRRALPASTPEFAAPISRRGDQGGPASPSEQRLAAHWRELLGHDRFGPEDNFFDLGGHSLHLGRLHARLQSEGTPDLQLVELFQYSTIRSLAQRLDALTGDSSPPEPANSRLSAPRRDPLRDQRARRRAARALE, encoded by the coding sequence ATGCCCCCCCCTTCATCCTCCAGCTCTTCCGCCAGTCCGCTTCGCCGTGCGTTGCAGGCGATTGAGACCTTGGAGGCGCGTTTGGAAGCTCAGCGCCGGTCGATCCACGAACCAATTGCCGTAGTGGGAATCGGCTGTCGGTTTCCCGGGGGGGCAGATTCTCCGGCCGCATTTTGGGAACTGCTGCGCGAAGGACGTGACGCGGTCACGACAGTTCCGACCCACCGTTGGGATGCGGAGGCGTTTCGCGCCGCATCCTCGGATATCCCGGCTCGTTCCGTTTCCCGCCATGGCGGCTTCCTGACTGATCTGGAGCAATTTGATCCCGTGTTTTTCGGCATTTCCCCCCGCGAAGCCGCTCGAATGGATCCACAACATCGACTGTTGCTCGAGGTCACCCACGAGGCACTGACCGCCGCGGGACAGTCCCCGGACCGCAGAGCTCGTCGCAACACCGGTGTCTTCCTCGGCATTACCAGCACGGAATACGGTTCACTCCAGCACAACGCCGATGGCGATGCTGCGCTCGATACCTACCATCTTACCGGCAACGCCCTCAACACGGCCGCCGGACGCATCGCCTTTGTCTGTGGCCTGCACGGCCCCACCCTCGCGGTCGACACGGCTTGCTCGTCATCCCTCACCGCCCTTCATCTCGCCTGCCACAGCCTGCGCACCCGGGAATGCGATAGCGCGGTCGCCGCCGGGGTTAACGCCTTGCTTTCACCTTGGGGTCATATCGCGCTGTCGCGCGGGCAAGTGCTTTCACCCACCGGCCGAGCTCGCACGTTCGATGCCGCCGCCGATGGCATGGTCCGCGGCGAAGGTTGCGGAGCCGTCGTCTTGAAACGACTGAGCGACGCCGAACGAGACGGTGACGCCATCCTCGCCGTCGTGCGCGGATCAGCGATCAATCAGGACGGCCCCAGCAGTGGGCTCACCGTTCCGCACGGTCCCGCCCAGGAACAACTACTCCGGGACGCCCTTACTCGAGCCGGACTGCAGCCATCCGACATCGACTACATTGAAGCCCATGGCACCGGCACGTCATTGGGTGATCCGATCGAAGTCGGCGCGCTCGGTCGCGTATTTGCCTCCGGCCGCACCACCGCATGCCCTCTGCGATTGGGTTCGGTGAAAACCAATCTGGGTCACCTCGAATCTGCCGCCGGTATGGCCGGATTCATCAAAACCATCCTCGCCCTCCACCACGAAGCACTGCCGCCGCATCTTCACTTCGACACCCCCTCACCACAGATCGATTGGCAGGGAGATCGTATAGTCGTCCCGACAAAACTCACGCCGTGGCCCCGTCATGATCGTCCGCGTCGGGCGGGACTGAGTGCGTTTGGCTTCAGTGGAACCAATGTGCACGTGGTCATCGAGGAAGGCCCGCGGGCCCCCGCCGACCCGGATCGTGGCCTCCATGGCGGCGATCCCGGCTATCAACGCCAATACTTTCCCCTGCCCGTCCCTTGTGAACCGGAAGAACTGGTGCCGGAGGACTTCCCGCTCCGTCGCATCGAGGTGCCCGGCACCGACGACGCGCACTGGGAGTTGGCGCTCACGACTCAATCACCCGCGTGGCTGCAGGATCACAAGGTTTTTGGGAACGTCGTCTTCCCGGCCGCAGCGTGGCTGGAGCTCGCCCGACGCATCGGGGCCGCGAGTGGAAAGCCCGGGTTACGCGACGGCCACTTGAGTCGAGCGCTCATGATTCCGGCCCGAACCCGTTGGATTCTGCAAGGTGTCTTGCGGCCTGATGGTGCCGTGGAGATCTTTGCCCGCGTCGGATCTCGCGGGCCATGGACCAGTCATTTCACCGGCCGAGTCACGCACGAACCTGACGCCACGGGCGACGAACCGATGCCAGCGCGACCGCCTGCCACCGGGGATCTTTCCGCGGATTTTTATGCGGACTACCGTGCGCGGGGGTTGGACTACGGTCCCTGCTTCCAAGGCGTTCGAGCTCTGTGGCCGGCCGTCGGCGAAGTGGTTGCCGTCGTGCAACTCCCCGGAGCATTACACCACGGCGCTGCGGCGGCTGATTCGCTCCATCCGGCATTGATTGATGCCTGCTTTCAGGCCGCCGGTAAATCGTTCGGTCAGGAAGACTCCAGCGAGGAGGTATACCTCCCGGTCAGTATCGCATCCTGGCAGATCGTCAGCGATGCCATCGAAGGTCATGCTGAACTCACTCTGCACGCGTCCTCACAAGTCGACGCTGATGGTGCCAACGTTTCCTTCACCCTGCACGACGCTCACAATCGCCTGGTCGCCAAACTCACGGGAATGCGTTTACAACGGGCCTCCGCCCAAGTGCTGCGCCAGCAAAGTGAACCGGTCGTGCCGCTTGACTGGATTTACACCATCGAGGCCATTCCCGCACCGCTCGACGCTGAAACCCCGACCACAAAATTATCGGGCAACTGGTTGCTCGTGGCGCCGGAATCCGTCTCCACCGATGCACTCGTGGCCGCATTCGAACAAGCGGGAGCCGACCTTACCGCCGCCACCGCTTACTCCCCGGGCAACTGGGCTGGCGTCGTGGTGCAAGCCGAAGCGTCCGACACTCCCGATACCGCCAAGACGGTCGGCCCCACGCTCACCACCTTGCAAGCACTCAGCACCACGACGACGCCGGTGTGGATTCTGACGGGAGATCCCGCCGTTCATCCCGCGGCAGCAGCGGTGTGGGGCCTGGCCCGCGTCGCTCAATCCGAACTTGCCCCCCTTCCCGTGCGCTTGATTGGGGCCGAAGCATTCAGTCCGTCCCGGCTGATCGCCGAACTGGGTGCGGCCGGTCGGGAGAACCAGATTCTTCACCGGGCCACCGGTCGTTACGTTCCGCGCCTGCAACCATGGCGGGACAACGGCAATGGTGGTGACTCCTTCGCTTTATCCCCCGACCGCACCTATTTGATTACGGGCGGATTGGGCGGACTGGGACGCCTCGCCGCCGCCTGGCTGATTCATCACGGAGCACGCCATCTCGCTCTCGTGGGCCGTCGGTCCCCGTCGGCCGATGCCGCCGCCGAAATCGAACAATGGCGCAAAGACGGGATCACCGTATTCACCCCTTCACTCGATTTATGCCTGCCGAACGACGTCGCCCAACTCGCCACGATTACGCCGACGATCGGGGGCGTGATCCACGCGGCGGGGACCATTGCGGACGCATCCATCGCGAGCCAAAGCCCCGAATCCTTTCGCTCCGTCGCTGCGGCCAAAACCGTGGCCGCGTCGTTGCTCGCCCCCGCGTTGTCCGCGGCGGAACTGGAATTTTGGATTACATTTTCTTCTTCCGCCGCCGTGCTCGGCACTCCCGGCCAAGCCAACTATGCGGCGGCCAACGCGTGGCTCGATGCGTTCAAACCACCGGCTCGGCGGCACCTCGTGGTGGCCTGGGGACCGTGGTCGGTAGGGCTCGGCGCCGCCGTCGGCGATCGTTACGCGGCGCGAGGTATCTGCAACATCGAGCCGCGGCAGGGGTTCGCGCTGCTCGAACGCCTCATCACCTCGCACACGTCGACAGCCACCGTCTTGCCGATCAACTGGACCCGGTTCTTCGGACAACTGCCCTCCGGCGCCGCCATACCGTTGCTCGACAACCTGCGACCGGCGAGCGCCGCCGCCCACGTCCCGGTTGCTACGTCCGCCAAACTCACCGATCCCGCCGAAATCCGCGCCCAGTTGCCGACGTTACTGCGCCGTGAAGTCGCCCGGATTCTGCGAGTCGATCCCGACCGACTGGCGGATGATCGTGCGCTTACCTTGCAGGGGCTGGATTCCCTCATGGCGGTGGAACTGCGTCACGCCGTGCAACAGGGCACCGGCATTGATGTCGCCGCCGTGGTTTTTCTGGATGACACTCCTCTCGGCAAACTCGCGGCAATCTTGGCGCAGCGGATCGAAGCTACATCGACCGATGCAGCCCGGGTCCCGGAGCACCCCGCCCTCTCGCAAGGTCAGTCCGCGCTTTGGTTTTTGCACCAGACCGATCCGGCGAGTGCGGCTTACAACACGGCCTTTGCCCTGCGTTTGCGGGGTGCCGTGCAAGCGCCGCGCCTGCAACAAATCTTCACTCAACTTCTCCGACGCCACCCCCAGCTGCGCGCCCGGTTCCCCCGGCGGGAGGGCGTGCCCACCGTCGAGTCTGCCCCCGTCGCCACGCCCGCCTTCGAGTTGATCGATGCCGACGGCTGGACGGCCGATCAACTCACCCAGGCCGTCGCCAGCGACTACAATCGTCCGTTCGACCTCGCCCAGGACACCTTGCTGCGCGTGAGTGTGTATCTAAACTCTGGCGACAATGAGGCCGTGCTGTTGTGCACGATTCACCACATCGTCACCGACGCCTGGACCAACTGGCTGTTGCTTGATGAGTTCACCCGCCTTTACGCCGAAGCTTCGCACGGAACGCCCGCGGAGCTCGCGCCGTTGACGACCACCTACGGCGATTTCGTCGCGTGGCAAAACGACTACCTCGACGGCGCCGAGGGGGCGGCCGCCTGGGCTTTTTGGGAACGCACCCTCGCGGGACCTTTGCCGGTGCTCGCATTACCCACCGACCATGTGCGACCCGCCGTCCTCACCCCGCGCGGTGCATCGGTGCCTCTCGCCCTGCCGACGTCGCTGTTCGACCGGTTGCAAGCACTCGCCCAATCTCAGGGCACCACCGCGTTCAATCTGCTACTCACCGCCTGGCAAGTGTGGCTGCATCGTCACACGGGACAGGACGACATCATCGTGGGTTCTCCCACCGCTGGTCGTAGTCAGCCCGGATTCACCCGCGTCGCGGGCTACTTCGTCAACCCGGTGCCTTTTCGCACCACGCTCCGACCTGAGCAGACATTCCTTGATCTGCTGGCCGCCACCCGCCGCACCAGCTTGGCCGCGCTCGCGCACGCGGACTTCCCCTTGCCGTTACTGGTCGAAAAATTGAAACTGTCCCGCGATCCCCGTCGCCCCGCCCTGTTTCAGAATCTCTTCGTGTTTCAAAAGCCCCAGGAACGCGCCGACATCACGACATCCGGTGAGGTCCCGTGCGGCGACCTCACCATCGCGGAGTTTCCGTTGGCCCAGATGGAAGGACAGTTCGAGCTCACGCTGGAAGTTTTCGCCGGTGGAGGTGGCAGCCTCAAATACAACACCGCCTTGTTCACCGCCGAAACCGCCACCCGGTTCGCGACTCGGTTCCGCACTTTGCTCGAAGCGATCGTCACTCGTCCGGAAACCACCATCGACCAACTCGAGATGCTCGATGCCGCCGAGCGCACGCTGGTGACCGAAACTTGGAACCACACCGCCCCGGAATTTTCCTGCGAACATACCTTGGCCGAGCTCCTGTTGGCTCAAGCCGAACGGACCCCCAATGCCCCCGCCCTGACGTTTGGCGACACCACGCTGAGCTACCGCGAGCTGCATGCCCAAGCGGGCCGACTCGCCCATGCCCTCCAGACCGCCGGAGTGCGCCCGGATGGGTTGGTCGGCGTATGTGCCGAGCGTTCCGTCGAACTGGTCGTCGCCTTGCTCGGCACCGTCCTCGCCGGGGGAGCCTACGTCCCTCTCGACCCCTCGTATCCCGAGGAACGCCTGGCGTTCATGCACGCGGACTCCGGGGTGCAACTCGTGCTCACCACCAACGCGCTGGCCGACGCGTGGACCGCCCGGGGCGCGCAGGTATTGGTATTGGACCAATCCACCGCCGATTCCGCCGCAAAATCGTCGGGCCCTGCGCTTCCCTCCGACCTCACCCCGGACCGGGCGGCGTATTTGATTTACACCTCCGGCTCAACCGGTCGGCCCAAGGGAGCGCTCAACACTCATCGCGCCATCGTGAATCGACTGCGGTGGATGCAGGCGGAGTATCCGCTGGGCCACGACGACGTGGTGATGCAAAAAACCCCTTTCAGTTTTGATGTCTCGGTGTGGGAGTTTTTTTGGCCCCTGCTCACCGGCGCCCGTCTGGTCGTAGCGCGCCCCGGAGGACACCAGGACCCGGCCTATCTCGTCGACCTGATCCGGCGCGAAAGGGTAACCACCCTGCACTTCGTGCCGTCGATGCTGCAGCTGTTCACCGAAGCATCCGGCATCGAAGACTGTGCATCGCTTCGGCGCGTCATTTGTTCAGGGGAAGCCATGCCAGCCGATCTACCGCCGCGTTTCTTCGCGCGCCACTCCTCGGCGGAACTCCACAATCTTTACGGCCCCACCGAGGCGGCCGTCGACGTCACCTATTGGGCGTGCCATCGTGATGCGGTGCCCGGCCCGGTGCCCATCGGACGCCCGGTCGCTCGCACGCAAGTTTACGTTCTGGATTCGTGCGGAGCTCCGGTGCCCATCGGCGTAGCCGGTGAACTCCATCTCGGCGGAGTGCAACTGATGCGCGGGTATCACAATCGCCCGGACTTGAATGCGGAAAAACTCATACCGAATCCCTTTTCGACTTCTGCGCAGGCGCGACTTTATCGCACGGGCGATTTGGTGCGGTGGCGATCCGACGGTGCGCTCGACTACCTGGGACGCATCGATGGCCAAGTGAAGCTGCGGGGATTTCGCATCGAGCTCGGCGAGATCGAATCCGTCCTGACCGCCCAGACCACGATTCGCGAAGCGGCGGTGATACTCCGGGAAGACCAACCGGGCGATCCGCGCCTGACCGCCTACGTGGTCGCGACCGATTCCGCCCACCCACCCGAAGTCAACGAACTACGGCGGGCGCTGCGGGAAAAACTTCCCGACTACATGGTTCCCGCTGCCTTCGTGGTTTTGCCGCGGTTGCCGCTTTCGCCCAATGGCAAGCTCGACCGCCGCGCGTTGCCCGCCTCGACCCCGGAATTCGCCGCACCGATTTCACGCCGCGGAGACCAGGGCGGTCCGGCATCACCTTCCGAACAACGGTTGGCCGCGCACTGGCGCGAGTTACTGGGCCATGACCGCTTCGGACCGGAGGACAATTTCTTCGATTTGGGCGGACACTCCCTGCACCTCGGTCGACTGCATGCCCGCTTGCAGTCGGAGGGCACGCCCGACCTTCAGCTCGTGGAGCTTTTTCAATACTCGACCATCCGCTCACTGGCCCAACGTCTCGACGCGTTGACCGGCGATTCCTCCCCACCTGAACCCGCCAATTCACGCCTTTCTGCGCCGCGTCGTGATCCCTTGCGAGACCAACGAGCGCGTCGACGCGCCGCCCGCGCTTTGGAATGA
- a CDS encoding 4'-phosphopantetheinyl transferase family protein yields the protein MTPPRIVLASDEVHLWFVSLQGSAEQRAIAHALLDEAEQTQAARFHFDRDRFRFIFAHAALRRVLARVLEVAPPSLRFTKGPAGKPSIASATPAPLHFNLSHAHEYALIGLSRDYPIGVDLEWSGRDVEYNDIVSRFFSTIEKQAWAALAPSEFPTAFFRAWTRKEAYVKARGAGLGHASENYSVDFSPAGAGGLIADELDPTAPDRFQLHPIVAPDGYNAAWSAEVTRAKAMRVTLHKTLI from the coding sequence GTGACCCCACCCCGCATCGTGTTGGCCTCCGACGAAGTTCATTTGTGGTTCGTTTCGCTGCAGGGTTCGGCGGAGCAACGCGCCATCGCCCATGCCTTGCTCGACGAAGCAGAGCAGACGCAGGCCGCGCGCTTTCATTTTGATCGCGATCGCTTTCGTTTTATCTTCGCCCATGCCGCGTTGAGACGTGTGCTGGCGCGGGTCCTGGAGGTCGCCCCCCCGTCCTTGCGATTCACCAAAGGCCCAGCCGGTAAACCGAGTATCGCGAGCGCCACTCCCGCGCCGCTGCACTTCAACCTTTCGCACGCGCACGAGTATGCGTTGATCGGCCTGAGCCGGGACTACCCGATCGGCGTCGACCTCGAGTGGAGCGGTCGCGACGTCGAATACAACGACATCGTCTCCCGTTTTTTTTCCACAATCGAAAAACAGGCATGGGCCGCACTCGCACCATCGGAATTTCCGACCGCATTTTTCCGCGCGTGGACACGCAAAGAAGCCTACGTCAAGGCACGTGGAGCAGGCCTCGGCCACGCCTCCGAAAACTACTCCGTCGATTTCAGCCCTGCGGGCGCAGGAGGACTGATCGCAGACGAACTCGACCCCACCGCACCCGACAGATTTCAGCTCCATCCCATCGTCGCTCCCGACGGCTACAACGCGGCTTGGTCCGCCGAGGTTACCCGCGCCAAAGCAATGAGGGTAACTCTGCATAAAACGCTAATATAA